One genomic segment of Desulforamulus reducens MI-1 includes these proteins:
- a CDS encoding response regulator produces MKSTLDVLIVDDQAGVRYLLEILVKESGHNVYTAQNGVEAVDKVRNVKPDLIFMDVRMPIMGGLEALGKIKSLAPNTEVVMMTAYSAEDTATIAMQKGDFMCMSKPFDVDEIKNLLGYITTNRKSYQQACISNYA; encoded by the coding sequence ATGAAATCAACACTGGATGTGTTAATTGTAGATGATCAAGCAGGAGTACGTTACCTCTTAGAAATACTGGTTAAGGAGTCCGGGCATAATGTCTATACAGCTCAGAATGGTGTCGAAGCAGTGGATAAGGTTCGTAACGTGAAACCGGATTTAATTTTTATGGACGTAAGAATGCCAATCATGGGTGGTCTAGAAGCCCTTGGTAAAATTAAATCCCTTGCCCCTAATACAGAAGTTGTTATGATGACTGCCTATAGTGCTGAAGACACAGCAACAATTGCTATGCAAAAGGGTGACTTTATGTGTATGAGCAAGCCCTTTGACGTGGATGAAATCAAAAACTTATTGGGTTATATTACCACAAATAGAAAATCTTATCAGCA
- a CDS encoding amidohydrolase, producing the protein MLAIINGLVYTMNGPVIPKGTVLVDGGKITYVGSSINLPRQVEIIDATGKYIIPGLIDAHTHVGILEEIYRIEGDDTNETADPITPHLRAIDAVNPADLGFQDALAGGVTTVVTGPGSANIVGGEMVVMKTSGTVVDDMILRFPAGLKCALGENPKRVYGNSNKMPVTRMASAALLRETLVAAQTYQAKVARAATENTTPPERNLKMEAVVRVLKGEIPLRVHAHRADDIMTAIRIAKEFDLQLIVEHCTEGHLIAPWIAKAGVKAVVGPIISNRAKVELMNRSLETAMALYKVGVPFAIMTDHPVVPIHYLSLSAGLAVKGGLPEEEALRAITINAAKLLGIEDRVGSLEVGKDADIIVTDRPIFDPNHQVEQVFVNGRLVLQN; encoded by the coding sequence ATGCTTGCTATAATCAATGGTTTGGTATATACCATGAACGGCCCTGTGATACCGAAGGGAACCGTCCTGGTAGATGGCGGGAAAATAACCTATGTGGGGTCTAGTATCAATTTGCCCCGGCAGGTTGAAATTATCGATGCCACCGGTAAATATATCATACCTGGGTTAATTGATGCACACACCCATGTTGGTATTTTGGAAGAGATTTATCGTATAGAAGGGGACGACACCAATGAAACCGCAGATCCTATAACACCTCATTTAAGAGCTATCGATGCTGTAAACCCCGCAGACCTGGGCTTCCAGGATGCACTGGCAGGTGGCGTTACGACGGTTGTAACGGGACCTGGCAGTGCCAATATTGTGGGCGGTGAGATGGTTGTTATGAAGACCTCGGGCACTGTGGTGGATGATATGATTTTACGCTTCCCGGCTGGACTAAAATGCGCCCTGGGGGAGAACCCTAAAAGGGTTTATGGAAATAGCAATAAAATGCCAGTTACTCGCATGGCATCTGCAGCCCTGCTTCGAGAAACCCTGGTGGCTGCACAAACTTACCAAGCTAAAGTAGCCAGGGCGGCCACTGAAAATACTACACCTCCAGAGCGTAATTTAAAGATGGAGGCAGTGGTACGGGTATTAAAGGGCGAAATACCTCTGCGGGTTCATGCCCACCGGGCAGATGATATCATGACTGCTATTCGCATAGCCAAAGAATTTGATTTACAACTTATAGTAGAACATTGTACCGAGGGTCACTTAATTGCCCCTTGGATAGCGAAGGCTGGTGTAAAGGCAGTGGTGGGCCCCATTATTAGTAACCGGGCTAAGGTGGAGCTAATGAACAGAAGCCTGGAGACGGCAATGGCCTTGTATAAAGTAGGGGTACCCTTTGCCATTATGACAGATCACCCAGTTGTACCAATTCATTATCTTAGCTTATCCGCAGGCCTGGCGGTAAAAGGGGGACTGCCCGAAGAAGAGGCCCTGCGGGCCATCACAATTAATGCGGCAAAACTGCTGGGAATTGAAGATCGTGTGGGGTCCTTGGAAGTAGGTAAGGATGCAGATATCATTGTCACTGATAGGCCAATATTTGATCCAAATCACCAAGTTGAACAAGTTTTTGTAAATGGGCGTCTGGTGTTGCAGAACTAG
- a CDS encoding gamma-glutamyl-gamma-aminobutyrate hydrolase family protein — protein MIPIIGITSSYDDKTGRTFLSRDYIQAVTAAGGLPLVLPCILPESSVPFLLELVDGLILSGGVDVDPLIFGEEPHPQMGEICPERDKFEFTLTKQALGQDLPILAICRGVQMLNIVAGGSILQDIGATVQCPVKHSQEAPRWYGTHTINILPESRLAKIWGKKMVVNSYHHQAVGTVGKGFIVSAWSVDGVVEGMESTTHSFVLGVQCHPECMWEKDTVIFQLFREFVQAAKK, from the coding sequence ATGATTCCCATTATTGGTATTACCAGTTCCTATGATGATAAAACCGGCAGAACTTTTTTGAGCCGCGATTATATACAGGCTGTGACAGCTGCCGGAGGTTTGCCCTTAGTTTTGCCTTGTATCCTACCAGAAAGCTCGGTTCCTTTCCTGTTAGAGTTGGTTGATGGACTCATTTTGTCCGGTGGTGTTGATGTTGACCCTCTTATATTCGGGGAAGAACCACACCCCCAGATGGGAGAAATATGTCCCGAAAGGGATAAATTTGAGTTCACCTTAACCAAGCAGGCCCTCGGGCAGGATTTGCCAATACTGGCCATTTGTCGCGGCGTTCAGATGCTCAATATTGTTGCCGGAGGCAGTATACTTCAAGATATTGGAGCCACGGTTCAATGTCCTGTAAAGCATAGCCAGGAAGCACCTAGGTGGTATGGTACACACACCATCAACATTTTGCCAGAAAGTCGGTTAGCAAAGATTTGGGGCAAAAAAATGGTTGTTAATTCCTATCATCACCAGGCTGTGGGAACAGTGGGGAAAGGTTTTATTGTCAGTGCCTGGTCTGTGGACGGTGTTGTGGAGGGAATGGAGAGTACAACCCATTCCTTTGTTCTGGGAGTACAGTGTCATCCGGAATGCATGTGGGAAAAAGACACGGTTATTTTCCAGTTATTTAGAGAGTTTGTTCAAGCTGCAAAAAAATAA
- a CDS encoding type II toxin-antitoxin system PemK/MazF family toxin has protein sequence MQVRRGDVFYADLSPVVGSEQGGIRPVLILQNDIGNQYSPTTIIAAITSQIAKAKLPTHVEIQAKESGLEKDSVVLLEQLRTIDKSRLFEKVSSLNNDFMNKVNRAVEISLGLVEI, from the coding sequence ATGCAAGTCCGGCGAGGAGATGTTTTTTACGCTGACCTCAGCCCTGTGGTCGGCTCAGAACAGGGAGGCATCAGGCCGGTGTTGATTCTGCAAAACGATATTGGGAATCAGTACAGTCCCACTACCATTATTGCTGCCATAACCTCCCAAATTGCAAAGGCAAAGTTACCTACTCACGTTGAAATCCAGGCCAAGGAAAGTGGGCTTGAGAAAGATTCTGTGGTTCTTTTGGAACAGCTTAGAACCATTGATAAAAGTAGGCTGTTTGAGAAGGTATCCTCTTTAAACAATGATTTCATGAACAAAGTGAACCGGGCCGTTGAAATTAGTCTGGGACTGGTGGAAATCTAG
- a CDS encoding CopG family ribbon-helix-helix protein, which translates to MSQAQIKRIMISLPDSLLEEVDNIVEEERVNRSEFIREAMKLYIAERKRRLLREQMKKGYLEMAKLNLALAIEYQRIENVSSGYELAKAEG; encoded by the coding sequence GTGTCACAAGCACAGATTAAACGAATCATGATTAGCCTACCCGACAGTCTGCTGGAGGAAGTGGACAATATCGTCGAGGAAGAAAGGGTCAATCGCAGTGAGTTTATTAGGGAGGCAATGAAGTTATATATTGCTGAGCGTAAACGACGCCTTTTAAGGGAACAAATGAAAAAAGGTTATTTAGAAATGGCTAAATTAAACCTGGCTCTGGCCATCGAATACCAGCGCATTGAAAATGTTTCCAGTGGTTACGAGCTGGCCAAAGCGGAGGGATAA
- the ilvN gene encoding acetolactate synthase small subunit, giving the protein MRHSLAVLVLNKPGVLARISGLISRRMFNIESIAAGYTEDPNITRITLVVQGDDHILYQVVKQLSKLVDVIKIHELSASESINRELALIKVKANEPGHRADIVNIVDIFRANVVDVNSETMVIELTGTEEKIDALCSMLQGHGIVEMVRTGKICLGRGPNAAKDAPDNDLT; this is encoded by the coding sequence GTGAGACATAGTTTGGCCGTCCTAGTGTTAAATAAGCCCGGTGTATTAGCGAGAATTTCTGGCCTGATCAGTCGGCGTATGTTTAATATTGAAAGTATTGCAGCAGGTTATACAGAAGATCCCAATATCACCCGCATTACTTTGGTTGTTCAGGGTGATGATCATATTCTTTATCAGGTCGTAAAACAACTCAGTAAACTGGTGGATGTCATCAAAATTCATGAACTGAGTGCTTCCGAATCAATTAACAGAGAATTGGCCTTGATCAAAGTAAAGGCCAATGAACCAGGTCATCGTGCTGATATTGTTAACATTGTGGATATTTTCCGGGCCAATGTGGTTGATGTAAACAGTGAGACCATGGTTATTGAGTTAACCGGCACAGAAGAGAAGATTGATGCTCTCTGCAGTATGTTGCAGGGACATGGTATCGTGGAAATGGTGCGTACAGGTAAAATTTGCCTGGGCAGAGGTCCCAATGCTGCTAAGGATGCACCAGATAATGATTTGACATAA
- a CDS encoding zinc ribbon domain-containing protein → MEFIKNISEKAKDIGEKAKEITKKSGELVEVTKMRYEISKLEKIMVNNIEAIGELYYRKFKGEEALAEEIERLCQSTQAVEQDILNFKEQIDKLMPKPPVCPACNTQLPEEGKFCPNCGTKVIE, encoded by the coding sequence GTGGAATTTATTAAAAACATTAGCGAGAAGGCCAAGGATATTGGGGAGAAAGCAAAGGAAATAACCAAAAAGTCCGGTGAACTGGTGGAAGTTACCAAGATGCGTTATGAAATCAGTAAACTGGAGAAAATTATGGTTAATAACATTGAAGCAATAGGTGAACTTTATTATCGAAAGTTTAAGGGAGAAGAAGCACTGGCAGAGGAGATTGAACGTCTGTGCCAAAGTACCCAAGCTGTAGAGCAGGATATACTGAACTTTAAGGAACAGATAGATAAATTGATGCCCAAGCCACCGGTATGTCCTGCCTGCAACACTCAGTTACCCGAAGAAGGAAAATTCTGTCCTAACTGTGGCACAAAGGTTATAGAATAG
- a CDS encoding N-acetyltransferase, translating to MLIRKAKISDVEDIHKLINHYATEGKMLARARTTLYEGIREFSVVEMNNLVVAAGSLHVLWSDLAEIRALAVVPEYLRQGLGKALVETFLKEAKQLDLPRVFALTYKPEFFVKCGFHLTDKESLPQKVWKECVNCPQFPNCEESAVILELK from the coding sequence GTGCTCATAAGAAAGGCAAAGATATCCGATGTTGAAGATATCCATAAACTCATTAATCATTATGCGACGGAAGGGAAAATGTTGGCTCGGGCCCGTACGACCCTTTATGAAGGTATCCGAGAATTTTCTGTAGTGGAAATGAATAACCTGGTTGTGGCCGCAGGATCCCTTCATGTGCTCTGGAGTGATTTGGCGGAAATAAGAGCACTGGCAGTTGTACCGGAATACCTCAGACAGGGGTTAGGGAAGGCCCTGGTGGAGACCTTCCTTAAAGAAGCAAAGCAACTTGATTTGCCAAGGGTATTTGCCCTAACTTATAAACCGGAATTTTTTGTGAAATGCGGGTTTCACTTAACGGATAAAGAGTCATTACCTCAAAAGGTATGGAAAGAATGTGTTAACTGCCCGCAGTTTCCCAACTGTGAGGAGAGTGCTGTCATTCTGGAATTGAAATAA
- a CDS encoding YmaF family protein: MSVIIADPIPFHHHFVIGRTATINNHYHSFSGVTGPEIPLPHCANLGHVHEIYVTHCSFLYMHNHQIKGITGPPIWLSETEHYHIIYGSTYPCPADNHIHDFSGSSKIFCL, from the coding sequence TTGTCTGTTATTATTGCTGATCCTATCCCATTTCATCACCACTTTGTTATCGGACGTACCGCAACTATTAATAATCATTACCATAGTTTTTCTGGGGTTACCGGCCCTGAAATACCATTACCCCATTGTGCTAATCTAGGGCATGTCCATGAAATATATGTTACTCATTGTTCATTTCTCTACATGCATAATCATCAAATTAAAGGAATAACCGGCCCTCCGATATGGCTTTCTGAAACTGAACATTATCACATCATTTATGGCTCTACTTACCCTTGTCCTGCAGACAATCATATTCATGATTTCTCCGGTTCTTCTAAAATATTTTGCTTATAA
- a CDS encoding rhomboid family intramembrane serine protease — MIPLKDNIPSRRFPLVTIILILLNTFAWLYEQSLGPYMDNLIFALGVTPAEIFKYGLLGQFFFMTTAMFLHGSWMHFLGNMLYLWIFGDNVEDRMGKLRFLLFYLITGYSATLAHVFSDPTSTSPLIGASGAIAGVLGGYFVLFPHARVLTLIPIFVFIQIIHIPALYFLGFWFLLQVVNQTFSIQGAQSVAFLAHIGGFAAGALLVKFFQKYRY; from the coding sequence GTGATCCCGTTAAAGGACAATATTCCTTCGAGAAGATTTCCCCTTGTTACGATAATCCTGATTTTGCTGAATACCTTTGCCTGGTTGTATGAGCAATCTCTCGGTCCTTATATGGATAATCTGATCTTTGCCCTGGGTGTTACGCCGGCTGAAATATTCAAATATGGATTGCTTGGTCAGTTTTTCTTCATGACTACGGCCATGTTTTTACACGGTAGTTGGATGCATTTCCTGGGTAATATGTTGTACCTGTGGATCTTTGGGGACAATGTTGAAGACCGTATGGGTAAGTTGCGATTTTTATTGTTTTATTTGATTACTGGTTATTCCGCAACCCTGGCCCACGTTTTCTCAGATCCTACCTCCACTTCGCCGTTGATTGGTGCCAGTGGCGCCATTGCTGGTGTATTGGGTGGGTACTTTGTTTTATTCCCCCACGCCAGAGTACTTACTCTTATCCCCATTTTTGTTTTTATCCAGATCATTCATATACCGGCCCTTTATTTTTTAGGTTTTTGGTTTCTGTTACAGGTTGTTAACCAAACTTTTAGTATTCAGGGAGCACAATCAGTGGCTTTTCTGGCTCATATCGGCGGTTTTGCAGCGGGCGCCCTCCTGGTAAAATTCTTTCAAAAATATCGCTATTAA
- a CDS encoding glucose-6-phosphate isomerase, with protein MNRYQQPHWQEEMKLKVDFNNMMKGFAGPVEGFSKEDIDALAVKISEAHQNMKEKRAAGEMDWRKLPFEQADVIKDILETAQELRTWCENFVVLGIGGSALGPLAVQTALNHLHYNELATEKRGGPRLYVLDNVDPERVAALFDVIDPKKTVFNVISKSGSTSETMAQFMIVYQLLRDKLGNTYAKNMIATTDAEKGNLIKIAQEEGYKTFIIPQGVGGRFSELCPVGLLPAAVCGIDITELLAGAAYMDQLCEEADVYRNPAYIRSTLQYLAMERGKNVSVMMPYTDALKYFADWYAQLWAESLGKRKSLTGEEVFVGQTPVKALGTTDQHSQVQLYVEGPFDKVVTFLGVSRYRQEVAIPKVFNHIPGISFLGGHSLGDLITAEQMATEYALMKAHRLNMTIILPEINAFTIGQLIQLLEIETAFTGELLNINAFDQPGVEEGKNATYALLGRPGYEAKKQELEGRPEKKKEFII; from the coding sequence ATGAACAGATACCAACAACCCCACTGGCAGGAAGAAATGAAGTTAAAGGTTGATTTTAATAATATGATGAAAGGCTTTGCTGGCCCGGTGGAAGGTTTTTCTAAGGAGGATATTGATGCCCTGGCGGTCAAGATATCAGAGGCACATCAAAACATGAAGGAGAAAAGAGCCGCCGGCGAAATGGACTGGAGAAAACTTCCCTTTGAGCAAGCAGATGTGATAAAGGATATTTTGGAAACAGCCCAAGAATTACGCACCTGGTGTGAAAACTTTGTTGTTCTGGGCATTGGCGGCTCTGCCCTGGGGCCGTTGGCAGTACAAACGGCCCTTAATCACCTGCATTATAATGAATTAGCCACAGAAAAACGTGGTGGCCCCAGACTCTATGTTTTAGACAACGTGGACCCGGAGCGGGTTGCTGCTTTGTTTGATGTGATTGACCCCAAGAAGACGGTGTTTAATGTCATTAGTAAATCAGGCAGCACCTCGGAGACCATGGCACAATTCATGATTGTTTACCAGCTACTCCGTGATAAACTGGGGAACACCTATGCCAAAAATATGATCGCTACCACTGATGCCGAGAAGGGAAACCTTATTAAAATAGCCCAGGAAGAAGGCTATAAAACCTTTATTATACCCCAGGGTGTAGGGGGACGTTTCTCAGAACTATGTCCGGTGGGATTATTGCCTGCAGCTGTATGTGGCATCGATATTACCGAATTATTGGCCGGGGCAGCCTATATGGATCAACTCTGTGAAGAAGCGGATGTTTACCGGAATCCAGCCTATATACGGTCAACCCTGCAGTATCTGGCCATGGAACGGGGAAAGAACGTATCTGTGATGATGCCCTATACGGATGCCTTGAAGTACTTTGCTGATTGGTATGCCCAGCTATGGGCAGAAAGCCTTGGTAAGCGTAAAAGTCTTACAGGAGAAGAAGTATTTGTCGGTCAAACACCCGTTAAAGCCTTGGGAACCACCGATCAACATTCACAGGTTCAGTTATATGTTGAGGGACCCTTTGATAAAGTTGTTACCTTTTTGGGTGTCAGCCGTTACCGCCAGGAGGTTGCTATACCCAAAGTCTTTAATCATATACCGGGAATCTCCTTTTTAGGGGGGCACAGTCTGGGAGATCTCATCACAGCAGAACAAATGGCCACAGAATACGCGTTAATGAAGGCCCACCGTTTGAATATGACTATTATATTGCCGGAAATTAATGCCTTTACCATTGGACAGCTTATCCAGTTGTTGGAGATAGAAACGGCCTTTACTGGGGAACTTCTAAATATCAATGCCTTTGATCAGCCGGGTGTGGAAGAAGGTAAAAATGCTACGTATGCATTGCTTGGCAGGCCGGGCTATGAAGCAAAGAAACAGGAGTTGGAAGGCCGACCTGAAAAAAAGAAGGAATTTATTATCTAA
- a CDS encoding IS1380-like element ISDre3 family transposase, whose translation MMVSQLITTNQLETMSRQQRRNLERKYQKKLNSLQHQTSKSDLPLRFDNSSVTAYGSFGILEAFKKAVDLPGMLKRVSLKRHHNCKYSDTELLDTIIDALSLGLLRFSHMNALQTDPGYQKIKEVTQVPDESTLRNFVSLICEQEALDQLSLVNQELLSLKAKCDQSREVWLDIDDSVLTVFGKQEGSKVGYNPRYHGRPSYKVKVAFISGTCELVNAGLYSGNVASNGQFMEFLKETLEILANQNILVKGIRMDKGFFDEDNFAYLEEQGIEYICKAKLTSNMKKVIKYLDDQERWQPLSNHYAAAEITLPLPKWSKARRFVFIRETQEPKVSGEQLNFDLKTFDYQVIITSSDEYNPEEVWHQYNKRCNIENKIDELKVGLGFEKMSQAELDRNIAFMWLKVLSYNILNWFRLVLLDGKDSRAEVPTIRRKILNVPGNIVGNDRYRHIKLAPNPWLQKVLKNAKEKLQEFLCTQAWVAVSSG comes from the coding sequence ATGATGGTATCACAACTTATTACCACAAATCAACTTGAAACTATGTCCCGTCAACAACGACGTAACTTGGAACGCAAATACCAAAAGAAATTAAATTCCCTACAACACCAGACTAGCAAAAGCGATCTTCCGCTTAGGTTTGACAATTCGTCTGTAACCGCTTATGGAAGTTTTGGTATACTAGAGGCTTTTAAGAAGGCTGTTGATTTACCCGGTATGCTTAAACGGGTCTCTCTTAAGCGGCATCATAACTGTAAATACTCTGATACAGAGTTGTTGGATACGATCATTGATGCCCTCTCATTGGGATTATTGCGGTTTTCTCATATGAATGCTCTACAAACTGATCCTGGGTACCAGAAAATTAAGGAAGTAACACAAGTGCCTGACGAGAGCACCTTGCGAAACTTTGTATCTCTTATATGTGAGCAGGAGGCATTAGACCAATTGTCTCTGGTGAATCAGGAACTGTTATCCTTAAAGGCCAAATGCGACCAATCCCGCGAAGTCTGGCTGGATATTGACGACAGTGTCCTCACTGTTTTCGGTAAACAGGAGGGATCAAAAGTCGGTTACAATCCCCGGTATCACGGGCGACCTTCCTACAAAGTAAAAGTAGCGTTTATCTCCGGAACTTGCGAACTGGTCAATGCTGGCTTATATAGTGGGAATGTCGCCAGTAACGGCCAATTTATGGAGTTTCTTAAAGAGACACTAGAGATCTTAGCCAACCAGAATATCCTCGTAAAAGGCATACGCATGGATAAAGGTTTTTTTGATGAAGATAACTTCGCCTACCTGGAAGAACAGGGCATTGAGTATATTTGTAAGGCTAAGCTCACCAGTAATATGAAAAAAGTCATTAAATACCTTGATGATCAGGAACGATGGCAGCCTTTGAGCAACCACTACGCTGCAGCAGAAATTACTCTTCCATTGCCTAAATGGTCCAAAGCCCGCAGGTTTGTATTTATCCGTGAAACTCAAGAACCAAAGGTATCTGGTGAGCAACTTAACTTTGACCTAAAGACATTTGATTACCAAGTGATAATTACTTCTAGCGACGAGTACAACCCAGAGGAGGTATGGCACCAATACAATAAGCGTTGCAATATTGAAAACAAAATTGATGAACTCAAGGTTGGTCTAGGCTTTGAAAAAATGAGTCAGGCAGAGTTGGATCGAAATATAGCCTTTATGTGGCTCAAAGTATTATCGTATAACATTCTCAACTGGTTTCGCTTGGTCTTATTGGATGGCAAAGACAGTCGTGCTGAAGTGCCAACTATCCGCCGCAAAATACTGAATGTACCTGGGAACATTGTAGGCAACGACCGTTACCGCCATATAAAGTTAGCCCCTAATCCCTGGCTACAAAAGGTTTTGAAAAATGCCAAGGAAAAACTACAAGAATTTCTCTGCACACAGGCATGGGTTGCAGTAAGTTCCGGTTAA
- a CDS encoding methyl-accepting chemotaxis protein, which yields MLEQIGPQVVKMIATETGENVHIMGQGGVIIATTQPERLGTVHEGAKKLLAGEIEEAFITEEDCQHLTGVKPGYTAPIIYNGNKIAGLGISGNPYHTKPIARIGIQIVESWITRELDHLAVEQAVLEVHARIEEATAAIEEVSASAQHLVKNGHAMANVAEVATSKVEQVNHILEAIEEISIHSNLLGLNAAIEAARAGEHGRGFGVVATEIRKMATSSAKSVGDTALIISQIKDIFQQVATAVTQNVSVTESQTASLEELSAQLTDITYQVDQLAKNFK from the coding sequence ATCTTAGAACAAATCGGCCCCCAAGTGGTAAAAATGATTGCCACCGAGACCGGTGAGAATGTCCATATCATGGGTCAAGGTGGTGTCATCATTGCGACCACTCAGCCAGAAAGACTAGGAACGGTACACGAAGGTGCTAAAAAACTTCTGGCTGGGGAAATTGAGGAAGCTTTTATTACTGAGGAGGATTGCCAACACCTCACTGGTGTTAAACCTGGCTACACAGCGCCAATTATTTATAATGGAAATAAAATCGCGGGCCTAGGGATATCCGGCAATCCCTATCACACCAAACCCATTGCCCGCATTGGCATCCAGATCGTTGAATCCTGGATAACTCGTGAACTGGATCATCTTGCAGTGGAGCAGGCTGTTCTTGAAGTTCATGCCCGGATTGAAGAAGCCACAGCCGCCATAGAGGAGGTATCCGCCTCTGCTCAACATTTAGTAAAAAATGGTCATGCTATGGCCAATGTAGCCGAGGTGGCCACTTCAAAGGTGGAACAAGTTAATCATATTCTGGAGGCCATTGAAGAAATTTCTATCCATAGCAACCTCTTGGGCCTTAACGCAGCCATTGAAGCAGCACGGGCCGGGGAACATGGTCGAGGGTTCGGGGTGGTAGCCACTGAAATCCGTAAGATGGCTACCTCCAGCGCCAAATCCGTAGGGGATACCGCCCTGATTATCTCCCAAATTAAGGATATCTTTCAACAGGTTGCCACTGCGGTAACACAAAATGTATCTGTCACTGAATCCCAGACTGCCTCATTAGAGGAACTATCCGCACAATTAACGGATATAACCTATCAGGTGGATCAGTTGGCTAAAAACTTTAAATAA
- a CDS encoding PLP-dependent aminotransferase family protein → MLEDHLLCWWSASTTEGFLPLREYIASQMQAKEIETKSDNILITNGSQQALDLLAKLFINPGDVVLVEKPSYLGALQVFRSYQARFIDVPTDDEGINIEALDIAIKKHHPKLIYVTPTFKNPTGVTLSKERCRSVAKIVQENKVPLIEDDPYGELRYYGEVVPPIKSFDETGWVIYLSTFSKTIAPGLRLGWLVAEKDLMGKLVLAKQGTDLHTGTLVQRAAYHYLMNYNVTNHVETIRSEYGRRRDIMLQEMEKNFPTNVSWTKPEGGMFLWVTLPENLDAVKLLSRAIEEKVAYVPGAPFYADDACLNTLRLNYSNATPDQIKSGIGRLANLFGKLHG, encoded by the coding sequence TTGTTGGAAGATCATCTCCTTTGCTGGTGGTCTGCCAGCACCACAGAAGGATTTTTACCTCTTAGGGAATACATTGCTTCACAAATGCAGGCCAAAGAGATAGAGACCAAATCGGACAATATCTTAATAACAAATGGTTCCCAACAGGCATTGGATCTATTGGCCAAGTTGTTTATCAATCCCGGGGATGTGGTGTTGGTTGAAAAGCCCAGTTATCTAGGGGCACTTCAAGTATTTAGAAGCTACCAAGCACGTTTTATTGATGTTCCTACGGATGATGAGGGAATTAATATAGAGGCACTGGATATTGCGATTAAAAAGCATCACCCAAAGCTTATATACGTAACCCCTACCTTTAAAAATCCCACGGGTGTAACGTTGAGCAAAGAAAGATGTCGTTCTGTGGCTAAAATTGTGCAGGAAAATAAGGTTCCTTTAATTGAAGATGACCCTTATGGGGAACTGCGTTATTATGGAGAAGTGGTTCCTCCTATAAAATCCTTTGACGAAACTGGCTGGGTAATCTATTTGAGTACTTTCTCTAAAACCATTGCCCCGGGTCTGAGACTTGGTTGGCTTGTGGCGGAAAAAGATTTGATGGGGAAACTTGTCCTGGCAAAACAAGGAACAGATTTGCACACGGGGACTTTAGTGCAAAGAGCTGCTTATCATTACCTGATGAATTACAATGTAACAAACCATGTGGAGACAATTCGTTCGGAGTACGGACGGAGACGGGACATAATGCTGCAGGAAATGGAGAAGAATTTCCCAACCAATGTTTCCTGGACGAAGCCAGAGGGGGGAATGTTCTTGTGGGTGACCTTACCGGAAAATTTAGATGCAGTAAAACTTCTGTCCAGGGCCATTGAGGAGAAGGTGGCCTATGTGCCCGGTGCTCCCTTCTACGCAGATGATGCATGTCTTAATACACTGCGTTTAAATTATTCAAACGCTACGCCTGATCAAATAAAGAGCGGGATTGGGAGGTTGGCAAACTTGTTTGGTAAATTGCATGGGTAG